A stretch of Prunus dulcis chromosome 6, ALMONDv2, whole genome shotgun sequence DNA encodes these proteins:
- the LOC117630609 gene encoding uncharacterized protein LOC117630609, which translates to MSKSSLESGESCKTGNKARADSGHVELNGGYRLRRSSRKRQSICYNENLYHEGDSVCPPKRLRDSNMSSATKKEHQNAAVTDGVFTRDRPTDSAAAAAMDRYKKEPKQKASASQEERFCSKNCKTGEFELEVKKAVIPCNNETKYRADAASGPNSYIPDPEFNKFGLDEDMPKNIFRANQTWALYALEDGMPRFYALVKKVYTSGFKLKITWLEPNPNDQGEIAWCNKELPVACGKYTLGHSEEITNHLMFSHQMHFRRGRGRNSFLVYPRKGETWALYHNWDIGWSCEPEKHVPNKFEYVEVLQDFKQNVGIEVAYLGKAKGFVSLFKQTEMRGVVSFRVPPNELYRFSNQIPSVKLTGDERDGVPKGSFEFDIAALPHEC; encoded by the coding sequence ATGTCCAAGTCTAGTCTAGAATCTGGAGAAAGTTGCAAAACTGGAAATAAAGCTAGAGCTGATTCTGGACATGTTGAACTCAATGGAGGCTATCGCCTTAGGAGGTCTTCAAGAAAAAGGCAGAGTATTTGTTACAATGAAAATCTATATCATGAAGGTGATTCTGTGTGTCCTCCCAAAAGGTTGAGGGACAGTAATATGTCCAGTGCTACTAAAAAGGAGCATCAGAATGCTGCTGTGACTGATGGGGTATTTACAAGGGATAGGCCAACTGATTCTGCTGCTGCAGCTGCCATGGATCGATACAAGAAAGAACCGAAACAAAAAGCAAGTGCCTCTCAAGAAGAAAGGTTTTGCAGCAAAAATTGCAAAACTGGTGAGTTTGAGTTGGAGGTAAAGAAAGCAGTAATCCCATGCAACAATGAAACTAAGTACAGAGCTGATGCTGCTTCTGGACCAAATTCATACATTCCTGATCCTGAATTCAACAAGTTTGGGCTTGACGAGGATATGCCCAAAAACATTTTTAGAGCTAATCAGACATGGGCTCTTTATGCTCTAGAAGATGGCATGCCAAGATTCTATGCTCTTGTCAAGAAAGTGTACACCTCTGGATTTAAGCTGAAGATCACCTGGCTGGAGCCAAATCCAAATGACCAAGGTGAGATTGCTTGGTGCAACAAGGAGTTGCCAGTTGCTTGTGGTAAGTACACACTTGGTCACAGTGAAGAAATTACAAATCATCTTATGTTTTCTCATCAGATGCACTTCAGAAGAGGCAGGGGCAGAAACTCTTTTCTGGTATATCCTAGGAAGGGAGAAACCTGGGCCCTCTACCACAACTGGGATATTGGATGGAGTTGTGAGCCTGAAAAGCATGTACCTAACAAATTTGAATATGTGGAAGTCCTGCAagattttaaacaaaatgttGGCATTGAAGTTGCTTACTTAGGCAAAGCAAAAGGATTTGTCAGTCTGTTTAAGCAAACTGAGATGCGCGGGGTTGTGTCTTTTCGAGTGCCGCCTAACGAGCTATATAGATTTTCTAATCAAATTCCCTCTGTCAAGCTGACTGGTGATGAAAGAGATGGTGTCCCAAAAGGGTCCTTTGAGTTTGATATTGCTGCTTTGCCCCATGAATGCTGA